The DNA window GATCGGGGCGCTTTCATGGGTACTGACGACAAGCCATACCCCTTCCAAATGCCCAGGCACGAACGAGGCGCCAACCCAGGTGATCCGTTCCCGTACCGTTTCAGGCCAGGAATCGATCATTTCCGCCGGCGCGACAAGACGCAACGACGCCCCGGCGTCCAACAACAACGTCCCCTTTCGCGTCAATTCCTCTCCCGAACCGACCAGCAGGCAGTCCTTGCTTCTCAGGTCAAGGAAAAGGGGCAGAAAGGTGTGTCCCATGATCGTATCCGTCATCAACCGGGAGAACATTGACAAAAGAAACCATGAACGGTATGCAGCGGCACGGAGGATCGATTCAACGAGATTCCCTCCAACCTCCATCACGAAAACACCAAGGACCACCATGCCACCACAACCGATCAAACCACTCGATGTCCGCGGCTTTCCACCACCGCAACCCATGGTCATGATCCTCGAAGCGGTCACCTGGCTGGGCGCCGGATCATCCCTGGAGATCCTCCACGACCGCGTGCCCCATCCACTCTATCCGCGGTTGGCGGAACGTGGACTCCTCGTCCAAACCCGGGAAAACGGCGATGGCACCGTCACCCTGATCATCACCCGTCCCCACCAGCCCTGATCCCGTTGCGCTTGCGTTCGCCTCAGCGACCGCCACCGGGAAACAGCCCCTCAAGATACGTCTTGAGGTCGCGATTGATCGGCATGAAATAGACATGTTGCCCATGATCCGCGGCAAAAGCCATCGCCTGGTGGGCAAAATGAATGTTCCACGCCTCCGTGGGCACGAACGAACGGGGAAAAATCGCCAGATTCCGTTTCTCCCAATACCCCTGTGACTGCCGCGTCGTCACCGGAGAAATCCCCCAATAGACCTCCATCCCCTGCAACAGTTCACCATAAATGTCCATCAGGCGCGGATCGAAAAAGGGCTGGGTGAAAAACCCCACGGCCCCGGCATCGATCTTTTCGCGAACATAGGCCATCTCCGCCTGAAATCCAAAACGGTACGGATCAATGGCCCCATAGACC is part of the Magnetococcales bacterium genome and encodes:
- a CDS encoding DUF2249 domain-containing protein, with product MPPQPIKPLDVRGFPPPQPMVMILEAVTWLGAGSSLEILHDRVPHPLYPRLAERGLLVQTRENGDGTVTLIITRPHQP
- a CDS encoding methylenetetrahydrofolate reductase, with the translated sequence MGGVMISFELVPRDTESLTAELQLLKQGFPAVDRINIPDLPRFELRSWQGCAVARSFFSMAIPHIRARDIDPDAPLPMAPLLRAHGIDRVLVVTGDVHPDPFFPQYRGKAVDIIRKFRREMPEVAVYGAIDPYRFGFQAEMAYVREKIDAGAVGFFTQPFFDPRLMDIYGELLQGMEVYWGISPVTTRQSQGYWEKRNLAIFPRSFVPTEAWNIHFAHQAMAFAADHGQHVYFMPINRDLKTYLEGLFPGGGR